In Streptomyces alboniger, the following are encoded in one genomic region:
- the rpsE gene encoding 30S ribosomal protein S5, with translation MAGPQRRGGGAGGGERRDRKGRDGGAAAAEKTAYVERVVAINRVAKVVKGGRRFSFTALVVVGDGDGTVGVGYGKAKEVPAAIAKGVEEAKKHFFKVPRIQGTIPHPITGEKAAGVVLLKPASPGTGVIAGGPVRAVLECAGVHDILSKSLGSSNAINIVHATVAALKGLQRPEEIAARRGLPLEDVAPAALLRARAGAGAA, from the coding sequence ATGGCTGGACCCCAGCGCCGCGGTGGCGGTGCCGGTGGCGGCGAGCGGCGGGACCGGAAGGGTCGCGACGGTGGCGCTGCTGCCGCCGAGAAGACCGCGTACGTTGAGCGCGTTGTCGCGATCAACCGCGTCGCCAAGGTTGTGAAGGGTGGTCGTCGCTTCAGCTTCACTGCGCTCGTCGTAGTGGGCGACGGTGACGGCACCGTGGGTGTCGGTTACGGCAAGGCCAAGGAGGTGCCGGCCGCCATCGCCAAGGGTGTTGAGGAGGCCAAGAAGCACTTCTTCAAGGTCCCCCGTATCCAGGGCACCATCCCGCACCCGATCACGGGCGAGAAGGCCGCGGGCGTCGTCCTGCTCAAGCCTGCTTCCCCCGGTACCGGTGTTATCGCCGGTGGCCCGGTGCGTGCCGTGCTCGAGTGCGCCGGCGTTCACGACATCCTGTCGAAGTCACTCGGTTCGTCGAACGCGATCAACATCGTGCACGCGACCGTGGCGGCCCTCAAGGGTCTGCAGCGTCCCGAGGAGATCGCGGCTCGCCGTGGTCTGCCCCTCGAGGACGTCGCTCCCGCGGCTCTGCTGCGGGCGCGTGCCGGGGCTGGTGCTGCGTAA
- the rpmD gene encoding 50S ribosomal protein L30, protein MAQLKITQTKSYIGSKQNHRDTLRSLGLKGINTQVVKEDRPEFRGMVHTVRHLVTVEEVD, encoded by the coding sequence ATGGCACAGCTCAAGATCACGCAGACGAAGTCGTACATCGGCAGCAAGCAGAACCACCGCGACACCCTGCGTTCCCTTGGTCTCAAGGGCATCAACACGCAGGTCGTCAAGGAGGACCGCCCCGAGTTCCGCGGAATGGTGCACACCGTCCGCCACCTCGTGACGGTTGAGGAGGTCGACTGA
- the rplO gene encoding 50S ribosomal protein L15 — translation MAEQNPLKVHNLRPAPGAKTAKTRVGRGEASKGKTAGRGTKGTKARYQVPERFEGGQMPLHMRLPKLKGFRNPFKTEFQVVNLDKLSALYPEGGEVTVEGLVAKGAVRKNSLVKVLGQGEISVALQVTVDAVSGSAKEKITAAGGTVTELV, via the coding sequence ATGGCGGAGCAGAACCCGCTGAAGGTCCACAACCTCCGGCCCGCCCCGGGCGCCAAGACCGCCAAGACCCGTGTGGGTCGTGGTGAGGCGTCCAAGGGTAAGACCGCTGGTCGTGGTACCAAGGGCACCAAGGCCCGTTACCAGGTTCCGGAGCGCTTCGAGGGTGGCCAGATGCCCCTCCACATGCGTCTCCCGAAGCTCAAGGGCTTCCGGAACCCGTTCAAGACCGAGTTCCAGGTCGTGAACCTCGACAAGCTGAGCGCGCTGTACCCGGAGGGTGGCGAGGTCACCGTCGAGGGTCTCGTCGCCAAGGGTGCCGTTCGCAAGAACAGCCTCGTCAAGGTCCTCGGCCAGGGCGAGATCTCCGTGGCGCTGCAGGTGACGGTCGACGCCGTCTCCGGCTCCGCCAAGGAGAAGATCACCGCCGCGGGCGGTACCGTCACCGAGCTCGTCTGA
- the secY gene encoding preprotein translocase subunit SecY, which yields MLTAFARAFKTPDLRKKLLFTLGIIVIYRIGTHVPIPGVDYRNVQTCVDSASQNQGLFGLVNMMSGGALLQITIFALGIMPYITASIILQLLTVVIPRLEALKKEGQAGTAKITQYTRYLTIALAILQGTGLVATARTGSIFQGCPVASEIVPDQSIFVTMTMVITLTAGTATVMWLGELITDRGIGNGMSILMFISIAATFPAALWAIKEEGSLADGWIEFGTVIAVGLVMVGLVVFVEQAQRRIPVQYAKRMIGRRSYGGTSTYIPLKVNQAGIIPVIFASSLLYIPALVAKFAGGNSGWKQWIDANLTTGDHPVYITTYFVLIVFFAFFYVAISFNPEEVADNMKKYGGFIPGIRAGRPTAEYLSYVLNRITWPGSLYLGLIALVPTMALVGFGANQNFPFGGTSILIIVGVGLETVKQIESQLQQRNYEGFLR from the coding sequence GTGCTCACCGCGTTCGCCCGGGCGTTCAAGACGCCCGACCTGCGCAAGAAGCTGCTCTTCACGCTTGGCATCATTGTGATCTACCGGATCGGTACGCACGTGCCGATCCCCGGCGTCGACTACCGGAACGTTCAGACCTGCGTCGACAGCGCGAGTCAGAACCAGGGTCTGTTCGGCCTGGTCAACATGATGAGCGGTGGCGCGCTGCTGCAGATCACGATCTTCGCGCTCGGCATCATGCCGTACATCACGGCGAGCATCATTCTGCAACTGCTGACCGTGGTGATCCCGCGGCTCGAGGCCCTCAAGAAGGAGGGCCAGGCCGGCACGGCGAAGATCACGCAGTACACGCGCTATCTGACCATCGCGCTCGCGATCCTCCAGGGCACCGGTCTGGTGGCCACCGCCCGCACCGGCAGCATCTTCCAGGGCTGCCCGGTCGCCAGCGAGATCGTCCCCGACCAGTCGATCTTCGTCACCATGACCATGGTCATCACGCTGACCGCCGGTACGGCCACCGTCATGTGGCTCGGCGAGCTGATCACCGACCGCGGCATCGGCAACGGCATGTCGATCCTGATGTTCATCTCGATCGCCGCGACCTTCCCCGCCGCCCTGTGGGCCATCAAGGAGGAGGGCTCGCTCGCCGACGGCTGGATCGAGTTCGGCACCGTCATCGCGGTCGGTCTCGTCATGGTCGGCCTGGTGGTCTTCGTCGAGCAGGCGCAGCGGCGCATCCCCGTTCAGTACGCGAAGCGCATGATCGGCCGCAGGTCCTACGGCGGTACGTCGACGTACATCCCGCTGAAGGTGAACCAGGCGGGCATCATCCCTGTGATCTTCGCCTCTTCGCTGCTCTACATTCCGGCGCTGGTCGCCAAGTTCGCCGGTGGCAACTCGGGATGGAAGCAGTGGATCGACGCGAACCTGACCACAGGTGACCACCCGGTTTACATCACCACGTACTTCGTGCTGATCGTCTTCTTCGCCTTCTTCTACGTCGCGATCTCCTTCAACCCCGAGGAAGTCGCCGACAACATGAAGAAGTATGGTGGCTTCATCCCGGGCATCCGGGCTGGCCGTCCGACCGCTGAGTACCTGAGCTACGTACTCAACCGGATCACCTGGCCGGGTTCGCTGTATCTGGGTCTGATCGCTCTTGTGCCGACGATGGCGTTGGTGGGCTTCGGGGCCAACCAGAACTTCCCGTTCGGCGGGACGAGCATCCTCATCATCGTGGGTGTGGGTCTGGAAACCGTGAAGCAGATCGAGAGCCAGCTCCAGCAGCGCAATTACGAAGGGTTCCTCCGCTGA
- a CDS encoding adenylate kinase, producing the protein MRIVLVGPPGAGKGTQAAFLAKNLSIPHISTGDLFRANISQGTELGKRAKAFMDAGNLVPDEVTIGMAKDRMAQPDAEHGFLLDGFPRNVSQAEALDVALKADDVKLDAVLDLEVPEDEVVKRIAGRRICRKDSSHVFHVTYSQPEQEGVCDVCGGELYQREDDSEDTVRKRLEVYHTQTEPIIDYYRTQGLVVTISALGKVDEVTERAMDALKGDK; encoded by the coding sequence ATGCGAATCGTCCTCGTCGGGCCGCCCGGTGCGGGCAAGGGAACGCAGGCCGCGTTCCTCGCCAAGAACCTGTCGATCCCGCACATCTCCACGGGCGACCTCTTCCGTGCCAACATCAGCCAGGGCACGGAGCTGGGCAAGCGGGCGAAGGCGTTCATGGACGCCGGGAACCTCGTGCCCGACGAGGTGACGATCGGCATGGCGAAGGACCGCATGGCGCAGCCGGACGCCGAGCACGGTTTCCTGCTCGACGGGTTCCCGCGCAACGTGTCGCAGGCGGAGGCGCTGGACGTGGCGCTCAAGGCCGATGACGTGAAGCTCGACGCCGTCCTGGACCTGGAGGTCCCCGAGGACGAGGTCGTCAAGCGGATCGCCGGCCGCCGCATCTGCCGCAAGGACTCCAGCCACGTCTTCCACGTGACGTACTCGCAGCCGGAGCAGGAAGGTGTCTGCGACGTCTGCGGCGGCGAGCTGTACCAGCGCGAGGACGACAGCGAGGACACCGTCCGCAAGCGCCTTGAGGTCTACCACACGCAGACCGAGCCGATCATCGACTACTACCGGACCCAGGGTCTGGTCGTCACGATCTCGGCGCTCGGCAAGGTGGACGAGGTCACCGAGCGTGCGATGGACGCCCTGAAGGGCGACAAGTAG
- the map gene encoding type I methionyl aminopeptidase codes for MVQIKTPEQIAKMREAGLVVAAIHAATREAAVPGATTKDLDDVARKVIAEHGAKSNFLGYGGFPATICTSVNEVVVHGIPDDKTVLKDGDIISIDAGAIIDGWHGDAAYTAFVGTGHAPELVELSRVTEESMWAGIAAMKQGNRLVDISRAIETYIRRQPKPGGGKYGIVEDYGGHGIGTEMHMDPHLLNYVERRRGKGPKLVPGFCLAIEPMVSLGTPRTEVLEDDWTVITTDGTWSSHWEHSVALTEEGPLVLTAPDCGRERLAAYGVTPAPDPLG; via the coding sequence ATGGTGCAGATCAAGACCCCCGAGCAGATCGCGAAGATGCGTGAGGCGGGCCTTGTCGTCGCCGCCATCCACGCGGCCACGCGTGAGGCCGCGGTGCCCGGGGCCACGACCAAGGACCTCGACGACGTCGCCCGCAAGGTGATCGCCGAGCACGGCGCGAAGTCCAACTTCCTCGGCTACGGCGGCTTCCCGGCGACGATCTGCACCTCCGTGAACGAGGTCGTCGTGCACGGCATCCCCGACGACAAGACCGTCCTCAAGGACGGCGACATCATCTCCATCGACGCGGGCGCGATCATCGACGGCTGGCACGGTGACGCGGCCTACACCGCGTTCGTCGGCACCGGACACGCTCCTGAGCTGGTGGAGCTCTCCCGGGTGACCGAGGAGTCGATGTGGGCCGGCATCGCGGCGATGAAGCAGGGCAACCGCCTGGTCGACATCTCCCGTGCCATCGAGACGTACATCCGCCGCCAGCCGAAGCCGGGCGGCGGCAAGTACGGGATCGTCGAGGACTACGGCGGTCACGGCATCGGCACCGAGATGCACATGGACCCGCACCTCCTGAACTACGTCGAGCGCCGCCGCGGCAAGGGCCCCAAGCTGGTCCCCGGCTTCTGCCTCGCCATCGAGCCGATGGTCTCCCTGGGCACCCCGCGCACGGAGGTCCTGGAGGACGACTGGACGGTCATCACGACGGACGGCACGTGGTCCTCGCACTGGGAGCACTCGGTGGCCCTCACGGAGGAGGGCCCGCTCGTCCTGACGGCCCCGGACTGCGGGCGTGAGCGCCTCGCGGCGTACGGGGTGACTCCGGCGCCGGACCCGCTGGGCTGA
- the infA gene encoding translation initiation factor IF-1, with protein sequence MAKKQGAIEIEGTVVESLPNAMFKVELQNGHQVLAHISGKMRMHYIRILPDDRVVVELSPYDLTRGRIVYRYK encoded by the coding sequence GTGGCCAAGAAGCAAGGTGCCATCGAGATCGAAGGCACTGTCGTCGAGTCTCTTCCGAACGCCATGTTCAAGGTGGAGCTCCAGAACGGCCACCAGGTCCTGGCACACATCAGCGGCAAGATGCGTATGCACTACATCCGTATCCTCCCTGACGACCGGGTCGTGGTGGAGCTGTCTCCGTACGACCTGACGCGTGGCCGGATCGTCTACCGGTACAAGTAG
- the rpmJ gene encoding 50S ribosomal protein L36, with protein MKVKPSVKKICDKCRVIRRHGRVMIICDNPRHKQRQG; from the coding sequence ATGAAGGTCAAGCCGAGCGTCAAGAAGATCTGCGACAAGTGCAGGGTGATCCGCCGTCACGGCCGGGTCATGATCATCTGCGACAACCCGCGCCACAAGCAGCGCCAGGGCTGA
- the rpsM gene encoding 30S ribosomal protein S13, whose translation MARVEGVDLPREKRIEVALTYVFGIGRTLAQQTLDATEVDRNTRVRDLTEEDLVKIREYVDANIKTEGDLRREIQADIRRKVEIGCYQGLRHRRGLPVRGQRTSTNARTRKGPRRAIAGKKKPGKK comes from the coding sequence ATGGCACGCGTTGAAGGCGTTGACCTCCCGCGCGAAAAGCGCATCGAGGTTGCCCTCACCTACGTGTTCGGCATCGGCCGCACGCTGGCCCAGCAGACGCTGGACGCCACCGAGGTGGACCGCAACACCCGCGTCCGCGATCTGACCGAGGAAGACCTCGTCAAGATCCGCGAGTACGTGGACGCCAACATCAAGACCGAGGGTGACCTCCGTCGCGAGATCCAGGCCGACATCCGCCGCAAGGTCGAGATCGGTTGCTACCAGGGTCTGCGTCACCGTCGTGGCCTGCCCGTCCGCGGTCAGCGCACCAGCACCAACGCCCGCACCCGCAAGGGCCCGCGTCGCGCCATCGCCGGTAAGAAGAAGCCGGGCAAGAAGTAG